A single Desulfovibrio piger DNA region contains:
- the aprA gene encoding adenylyl-sulfate reductase subunit alpha yields MPMIPVKEAMKGVAIAEPEVKEHDLDLLIVGGGMGACGAAFEAVRWGEKHGLKMMLCDKAALERSGAVAQGLSAINTYLGKNTADDYVRMVRTDLMGLVREDLIFDVGRHVDDSVHLFEEWGLPCWIKDENGHNMNGAAAKAAGKSLRKGDEPVRSGRWQIMINGESYKCIVAEAAKNALGEDRIMERIFIVKLLLDKNTPNRVAGAVGFNLRANEVHIFKANAIMVAAGGAVNVYRPRSTGEGMGRAWYPVWNAGSTYTMCAQVGAEMTMMENRFVPARFKDGYGPVGAWFLLFKAKATNCKGEDYCATNRAMLKPYEDRGYAKGHVIPTCLRNHMMLREMREGRGPIYMDTKTALLTTFATLTEEQQKDLESEAWEDFLDMCVGQANLWAATNTAPEERGSEIMPTEPYLLGSHSGCCGIWVSGPDEAWVPEDYKVRAANGKVYNRMTTVEGLFTCADGVGASGHKFSSGSHAEGRIAGKQMVRWCVDHKDFKPEFKETAEELKQLIYRPYYNYLAGKDASTDPVVNPNYITPKNFMMRLVKCTDEYGGGVGTYYTTSKALLDTGFYLLGMMEEDSAKLAARDLHELLRCWENYHRLWTVRLHMQHIAFREESRYPGFYYRADFLGIDDSKWKCFVNSKYDPATGETKIFKKPYYQIIPD; encoded by the coding sequence ATGCCTATGATTCCCGTCAAGGAAGCGATGAAAGGCGTTGCCATTGCTGAACCGGAAGTGAAGGAACATGACCTCGACCTGCTGATCGTGGGTGGTGGCATGGGCGCCTGCGGCGCGGCTTTCGAAGCCGTGCGCTGGGGCGAAAAACACGGTCTGAAAATGATGCTGTGCGACAAGGCCGCCCTCGAGCGCTCCGGCGCCGTGGCCCAGGGCCTGTCCGCCATCAACACCTACCTCGGCAAAAATACCGCCGACGACTACGTCCGCATGGTCCGCACCGACCTTATGGGTCTGGTCCGCGAAGACCTGATCTTCGACGTGGGCCGTCACGTTGACGACTCCGTGCATCTGTTCGAAGAATGGGGCCTGCCCTGCTGGATCAAGGACGAAAACGGCCACAACATGAACGGCGCCGCCGCCAAGGCTGCCGGCAAGAGCCTGCGCAAGGGCGACGAACCCGTCCGCTCCGGCCGCTGGCAGATCATGATCAACGGTGAATCCTACAAGTGCATCGTGGCCGAAGCCGCCAAGAATGCCCTGGGTGAAGACCGCATCATGGAACGCATCTTCATCGTGAAGCTGCTGCTCGACAAGAACACCCCCAACCGCGTCGCTGGTGCCGTGGGCTTCAACCTGCGTGCCAACGAAGTGCACATCTTCAAAGCCAACGCCATCATGGTGGCCGCCGGCGGTGCCGTTAACGTGTACCGTCCCCGCTCCACCGGTGAAGGCATGGGCCGCGCCTGGTACCCCGTGTGGAACGCCGGTTCCACCTACACCATGTGCGCTCAGGTCGGCGCCGAAATGACCATGATGGAAAACCGCTTCGTGCCCGCCCGCTTCAAGGACGGTTACGGCCCTGTGGGCGCCTGGTTCCTGCTGTTCAAGGCCAAAGCCACCAACTGCAAGGGCGAAGACTACTGCGCCACCAACCGCGCCATGCTGAAGCCCTACGAAGATCGCGGCTACGCCAAGGGCCATGTGATCCCCACCTGCCTGCGTAACCACATGATGCTTCGTGAAATGCGCGAAGGCCGCGGCCCCATCTACATGGACACCAAGACCGCCCTGCTGACCACCTTCGCCACCCTGACCGAAGAACAGCAGAAAGACCTCGAGTCCGAAGCCTGGGAAGACTTCCTGGACATGTGCGTGGGCCAGGCCAACCTGTGGGCCGCCACCAACACCGCTCCTGAAGAACGCGGTTCCGAAATCATGCCCACCGAACCTTACCTGCTCGGCTCCCACTCCGGCTGCTGCGGCATCTGGGTCTCCGGTCCCGACGAAGCCTGGGTGCCCGAAGACTACAAGGTCCGCGCCGCCAACGGCAAGGTCTACAACCGCATGACCACCGTGGAAGGCCTGTTCACCTGCGCCGACGGCGTGGGCGCTTCCGGCCACAAGTTCTCCTCCGGTTCCCATGCTGAAGGCCGTATCGCCGGCAAGCAGATGGTCCGCTGGTGCGTCGACCACAAGGACTTCAAGCCCGAGTTCAAGGAAACCGCCGAAGAACTGAAGCAGCTGATCTACCGTCCTTACTACAACTACCTGGCCGGCAAGGACGCCTCCACCGACCCCGTGGTGAACCCCAACTACATCACGCCCAAGAACTTCATGATGCGTCTCGTGAAGTGCACCGACGAATACGGCGGCGGCGTGGGTACCTACTACACCACCTCCAAGGCTCTGCTGGACACCGGCTTCTATCTGCTGGGCATGATGGAAGAAGACTCCGCCAAGCTGGCCGCCCGCGACCTGCACGAACTGCTGCGTTGCTGGGAAAACTACCATCGTCTGTGGACCGTGCGCCTGCACATGCAGCACATCGCCTTCCGTGAAGAGTCCCGCTACCCCGGCTTCTACTACCGCGCTGACTTCCTGGGTATCGACGACAGCAAGTGGAAGTGCTTCGTGAACTCCAAGTACGATCCCGCCACCGGCGAAACCAAGATCTTCAAGAAGCCCTACTACCAGATCATCCCTGACTAG
- the aprB gene encoding adenylyl-sulfate reductase subunit beta gives MPTFVDPSKCDGCKGGEKTACMYICPNDLMILDPQEMKAYNQEPDACWECYSCVKICPQGAITARPYADFAPMGGTCIPMRSADSIMWTVQFRNGSVKRFKFPIRTTPEGSIKPFEGKPEGANLDDELLFTEEKLATPIEVLGKKFEVTEADKVFTAMEQGR, from the coding sequence ATGCCTACGTTTGTCGATCCGTCCAAATGCGACGGCTGCAAGGGTGGCGAAAAGACGGCCTGCATGTACATCTGCCCGAACGACCTGATGATCCTCGATCCTCAGGAAATGAAGGCGTACAACCAGGAACCCGACGCCTGCTGGGAATGCTATTCCTGCGTGAAGATCTGCCCCCAGGGCGCCATCACCGCTCGTCCCTACGCCGACTTTGCTCCCATGGGCGGCACCTGTATCCCCATGCGCTCTGCCGACTCCATCATGTGGACCGTGCAGTTCCGCAACGGCAGCGTGAAACGCTTCAAGTTCCCCATCCGCACCACTCCTGAAGGCTCCATCAAGCCCTTCGAAGGCAAACCGGAAGGCGCCAACCTCGACGACGAACTGCTGTTCACCGAAGAAAAGCTGGCCACCCCCATCGAAGTCCTGGGCAAGAAGTTCGAAGTGACTGAAGCCGACAAGGTCTTCACCGCCATGGAACAGGGCCGCTAG
- a CDS encoding 3-phosphoshikimate 1-carboxyvinyltransferase, with amino-acid sequence MNEHHEFRPAQRPDKRSDRPEGRFEARTDGKPERPRRSLRETVCDIDRDILRMLMRRHNLIKRMYNAKGFLEPAEEKSIRESWEAAVSRVSRDPRLSGRFFTLMQEAEFLPRPGEDGEAQRPAFNLAPADMPVRLSMPAPRACRLTRAWATLAACTGQAVRIAPALMNDPVVDCVKLLNQLGAHANRDDGAVHVAAGAPLGTPDKVLHVGDSSWNFYLVLGHYLGRPSRTKFTGGAALKLADLGATRRFLPLMGARLVHVVPKSDGFPVRIECSGVLPGKVVFPADAPVELAEGILLAAPSYERPITLDLSAMPERELAFARILPVLTAAGADMRREGDVLHFRPCTLSIPAEPALPVEPELAVFLMGLAPALGGEVRLEGQWPAWPGTEAGLDLLRRTGARVECSETGILVRSLKPLAELPAAFALPEGLPVSWRPLAVALSAMTALRGGRAVLPAGLEAEENVVESYLHAAGLALDAEGRLVARKPGDEMEDAEEQDEEGRPVRKPRPALQARGWNAPDAPWAVALALAACARGRQEGFKLGNPGVLTELYPPFWVLYNNLPEPHMTRENKEVPTEPVKSRRRVITSAVAVPPPLEDEDY; translated from the coding sequence ATGAACGAGCACCACGAATTCCGACCTGCCCAGAGGCCGGACAAACGCAGCGACCGCCCCGAAGGACGTTTCGAGGCCAGAACCGACGGCAAGCCCGAACGTCCGCGCCGCAGCCTGCGCGAGACCGTCTGTGACATCGACCGCGATATCCTGCGCATGCTCATGCGCCGCCACAATCTCATCAAACGCATGTACAATGCCAAGGGCTTCCTGGAGCCCGCGGAAGAAAAGAGCATCCGCGAGTCGTGGGAAGCCGCCGTTTCCCGCGTCAGCCGCGACCCGCGCCTGAGCGGCCGTTTCTTCACCCTGATGCAGGAGGCGGAATTCCTGCCCCGCCCCGGTGAGGACGGCGAAGCCCAGCGCCCCGCCTTCAACCTCGCCCCCGCCGACATGCCCGTGCGCCTGTCCATGCCCGCCCCGCGCGCCTGCCGCCTGACCCGGGCCTGGGCCACGCTGGCCGCCTGCACCGGCCAGGCCGTGCGCATCGCCCCCGCCCTGATGAACGATCCCGTGGTGGACTGCGTCAAGCTGCTCAACCAGCTGGGCGCCCATGCCAACCGTGATGACGGTGCCGTGCATGTGGCCGCCGGTGCGCCCCTGGGCACCCCGGACAAGGTGCTGCATGTGGGCGACAGCTCCTGGAACTTCTATCTGGTCCTGGGCCATTACCTGGGCCGCCCCTCGCGTACCAAGTTCACCGGCGGCGCGGCCCTCAAGCTGGCCGATCTCGGCGCCACCCGCCGCTTCCTGCCCCTCATGGGCGCGCGGCTGGTGCATGTGGTGCCCAAGTCCGACGGCTTCCCGGTGCGTATCGAATGCTCCGGCGTGCTGCCCGGCAAGGTGGTCTTCCCCGCCGATGCCCCGGTGGAGCTGGCCGAAGGCATCCTGCTGGCCGCGCCTTCCTACGAGCGCCCCATCACCCTGGACCTTTCCGCCATGCCCGAACGCGAGCTGGCCTTTGCCCGCATCCTGCCCGTGCTGACGGCTGCCGGTGCCGACATGCGCCGCGAAGGGGACGTGCTCCACTTCCGGCCCTGCACCCTGAGCATCCCCGCCGAACCCGCCCTGCCCGTGGAACCGGAACTGGCCGTGTTCCTGATGGGCCTTGCCCCCGCCCTGGGCGGTGAAGTGCGTCTGGAAGGCCAGTGGCCCGCCTGGCCCGGCACCGAAGCCGGTCTGGACCTGCTGCGCCGGACCGGTGCCAGGGTGGAATGCTCGGAAACCGGGATCCTGGTCCGCAGCCTGAAGCCGCTGGCCGAACTGCCCGCCGCCTTTGCCCTGCCCGAAGGCCTGCCCGTCTCCTGGCGCCCGCTGGCCGTGGCCCTGAGCGCCATGACGGCCCTGCGCGGCGGTCGTGCCGTGCTGCCCGCCGGTCTGGAAGCCGAAGAGAACGTGGTGGAGAGCTACCTGCACGCCGCCGGTCTGGCCCTGGATGCCGAAGGCCGCCTTGTGGCCCGGAAGCCCGGTGACGAGATGGAAGACGCCGAGGAACAGGACGAGGAGGGCCGCCCCGTGCGCAAGCCCCGTCCCGCCCTGCAGGCCCGCGGCTGGAACGCCCCCGACGCCCCCTGGGCCGTGGCCCTGGCCCTGGCGGCCTGCGCCCGCGGCAGGCAGGAAGGCTTCAAGCTGGGCAACCCCGGCGTGCTGACCGAGCTTTATCCGCCTTTCTGGGTGCTGTACAACAACCTGCCCGAACCGCACATGACGCGCGAGAACAAGGAAGTGCCCACCGAGCCGGTCAAGAGCCGCCGCCGCGTCATCACCAGCGCCGTAGCCGTGCCGCCTCCGCTTGAAGACGAAGATTACTAG